Proteins encoded within one genomic window of Ostrinia nubilalis chromosome 5, ilOstNubi1.1, whole genome shotgun sequence:
- the LOC135071839 gene encoding sodium-coupled monocarboxylate transporter 1, protein MAALNQSRGKCSCRATKVFLTNILLLSLLTVVAATPSLPQPNKTQTIDVTNNNLTRVRNVSMESGNFGWEDYSVLAVMLIVSCGIGVFYGYFGEKPTTGDDFLLGGSSMGTFPMSLSLAASFITAIELLGNPAEMYMAGAQFWMICVAFVLVVPIASQLYLPVFMRLRLTSCYEYLEVRFCKSIRVYASVLYMLQMILYTAVAVYAPALALSDVTGLNTYLAVTLVYVVCIFYASQGGMKAVIMTDSFQSAVLLGSLGAVLALGAAGVGGLDVAWDYAARTERLHFFDMNPDPTVRHSFWSVVVGGTMYWTSMFCANQASVQKYLSVERISQVRVALWVSAFGLIAVYSVNFVTGVILAYHYSDCDPIQAGITKGSDRILPLYVMQQLGKYRGMPGFFVAGIFAASLGTVASALNSLAAIACQDLVTGLLGIKLPEDKGAMIARWVCIACGAVSFGLVFAVERLGPVLQLALSFNGMAGGVSLGLFTLGMLFPWANAKGAVAGGVFGLLLVVVAGGGAQLAQVTTPGLPASTEGCILPDNSTILLTPGNAQDEAVFWLFRVSYLWYSGLGCVATVLVGLLVSVITGVTHPAHVPIDLISPPIVALLNSLPNNMKKSLRVSTRLGSERRRSSSVRPPSMSDDKDTRRRRRLSELAGGVFYSDAPTLTRGLDNPALGLDSEKPPPDEYHFNSFKLEPTSNGHTSNFS, encoded by the exons ATGGCAGCCCTAAATCAGAGCAGAGGAAAGTGTTCTTGTAGAGCTACAAAG gtatttttaacaaatattttactgttaaGCTTACTGACCGTCGTAGCAGCTACGCCAAGTTTACCACAACCCAACAAAACCCAGACAATAGATGTCACAAACAACAATCTCACAAGAGTCAGAAATGTTTCCATGGAAAGTGGAAATTTTGGTTGGGAAGACTACAGCGTGTTGGCGGTGATGTTGATAGTTTCGTGCGGAATCGGTGTATTCTATGGCTACTTTGGCGAAAAACCTACCACCGGTGACGACTTTTTGTTGGGAGGATCATCGATGGGAACATTTCCAATGTCGCTGAGTCTCGCAGCTAG TTTCATAACAGCAATAGAGCTGTTGGGAAACCCTGCGGAGATGTATATGGCGGGTGCGCAGTTCTGGATGATTTGTGTCGCCTTTGTGCTCGTCGTGCCCATCGCCAGCCAGTTGTATTTGCCCGTTTTTATGCGCTTGCGACTCACTTCATGCTACGAGTACTTG GAAGTGCGGTTCTGCAAGTCTATTCGAGTGTACGCTAGTGTACTGTACATGCTGCAGATGATCCTATACACAGCTGTAGCCGTGTATGCGCCAGCGCTCGCACTTTCCGATG TTACGGGACTGAATACGTATTTGGCGGTGACGTTGGTTTACGTCGTGTGCATATTTTACGCTTCACAG GGTGGTATGAAAGCCGTGATAATGACGGACTCGTTCCAATCGGCCGTGCTGCTGGGCTCGCTGGGCGCGGTGCTGGCGCTGGGCGCGGCCGGCGTGGGCGGGCTCGACGTGGCGTGGGACTACGCCGCCCGCACCGAAAGACTGCACTTTTTCGA caTGAACCCAGACCCGACGGTGCGGCACTCGTTTTGGTCTGTCGTGGTCGGAGGGACCATGTACTGGACGAGCATGTTTTGCGCTAACCAAGCTTCGGTGCAAAAGTACCTGTCAGTCGAACGCATCAGCCAAGTGCGAGTGGCGCTATGGGTCTCCGCCTTCGGCTTGATAGCGGTGTACTCCGTGAATTTCGTCACCGGGGTCATCCTCGCATACCATTATTCCGATTGTGATCCCATTCAG GCCGGAATTACTAAAGGATCCGATCGTATCCTGCCGTTGTACGTGATGCAACAGCTTGGCAAGTACCGGGGCATGCCAGGATTCTTCGTTGCTGGAATTTTCGCAGCCAGTCTTGG aacAGTGGCTTCGGCTTTGAACTCTTTAGCTGCTATAGCATGTCAGGATTTAGTGACAGGGCTCCTTGGAATAAAGCTACCGGAAGATAAGGGAGCTATG ATAGCACGATGGGTGTGCATCGCGTGTGGCGCGGTGTCGTTCGGGCTTGTATTCGCGGTGGAGCGCCTAGGGCCTGTGCTGCAACTGGCACTGTCCTTCAACGGGATGGCAGGCGGTGTTTCGCTCGGCCTCTTTACCCTTGGCATGCTGTTCCCTTGGGCTAATGCTAAG GGTGCGGTGGCAGGCGGCGTGTTTGGTTTACTGCTGGTGGTggtggccggcggcggcgctcAGTTGGCCCAAGTGACTACTCCTGGCCTGCCAGCCTCCACCGAAGGCTGCATTCTTCCAGATAACTCGACAATCCTCTTGACTCCTgg CAATGCTCAGGACGAAGCTGTCTTCTGGCTGTTCCGTGTCTCATACCTGTGGTACTCCGGGCTAGGCTGCGTCGCCACGGTGCTCGTCGGGCTCCTGGTGTCGGTCATCACCGGCGTCACGCACCCGGCCCACGTACCAATTGACCTAATATCGCCGCCCATCGTAGCACTACTCAATTCCTTACCAAATAACATGAAG AAAAGTCTGCGTGTGTCAACTCGGCTGGGGTCAGAAAGGCGTCGCAGTTCCAGCGTGCGGCCGCCCAGCATGTCCGACGACAAAGACACGCGCAGGCGCCGCCGGCTCTCCGAGCTTGCTGGCGGAGTGTTCTACAGCGACGCGCCCACGCTCACGCGCGGCCTCGACAACCCCGCCCTCGGCCTAGACTCGGAGAAACCACCCCCAGACGAATACCACTTCAATAGCTTCAAACTAGAACCCACATCCAACGGGCACACTTCCAacttttcttaa
- the LOC135071841 gene encoding uncharacterized protein LOC135071841 yields MERASLINTGGAGSLDTTQSKAASNRVLRMCDKTVLRSFVLAAVVACAVARPEPPTSYGAPSSSYSAPSSSYGAPAPQYGPPQQPIVHKHVYVHVPPPDNEYPAARKPIYVPPPQKHYKIVFIKAPTPPTPTAPIIPVQPQNEEKTLVYVLVKKPEEQPDIVIPTPAPTQPAKPEVYFIRYKTQKQEGYPAAAPQAEYGAPASAPSSEYGAP; encoded by the exons ATGGAGCGTGCATCTCTTATAAACACAGGTGGCGCCGGGTCGCTGGACACTACACAGTCTAAGGCTGCATCTAACCGTGTGCTCAGGATGTGTGACAAAACG GTGCTGAGATCTTTCGTGTTGGCGGCGGTGGTAGCTTGCGCCGTCGCGCGGCCTGAGCCGCCCACGTCGTATGGCGCTCCCTCGTCCTCTTACTCCGCCCCGTCATCCTCCTACGGCGCCCCGGCGCCGCAGTATGGCCCTCCTCAGCAGCCCATAGTGCACAAACATGTGTACGTGCACGTCCCTCCTCCAGATAACGAGTACCCAGCTGCTCGTAAACCCATCTACGTGCCTCCTCCTCAGAAGCACTACAAGATAGTGTTCATCAAGGCACCGACTCCACCGACCCCGACCGCGCCCATAATCCCGGTGCAGCCTCAGAATGAGGAGAAGACCCTCGTCTACGTGTTGGTGAAGAAACCCGAAGAACAACCCGACATCGTGATCCCGACCCCAGCGCCCACTCAGCCTGCCAAACCTGAAGTCTACTTCATCAGATACAAGACCCAG aaGCAAGAAGGCTACCCCGCGGCCGCGCCTCAGGCCGAGTACGGCGCACCAGCCTCCGCGCCCTCCTCCGAGTACGGAGCCCCCTGA
- the LOC135071844 gene encoding uncharacterized protein LOC135071844: MALKLETETKIDSEPCVVAWDGKLYVGTEDGSVKTFDANLTPGVAWSAHGVQVFAIAAQGGKVYTASNDGGIKVWSDQGNKVADLKTTGDGDICALRVFDKELYAGDEAGNVLVYENNEEKARYNVLEEVKDLWFSPPFLFTVRDLDVTVTEIKPDDSKSRFVTRHTMEGRAPLRVAGRRLLVLARGGNNLRLHDASVDTKFKQLHEVKVSDMIVTSLSVSGDYAWTGGWDGIMRRWKIGEDVLEPAGEINVGSCINGLISTNDGTYGVLAGGKIIRVKSV, translated from the exons atggCTTTAAAACTTGAAACTGAAACAAAAATCGACTCGGAACCATGTGTGGTGGCTTGGGATGGTAAATTGTATGTTGGTACAGAAGATGGGTCCGTAAAA ACATTCGATGCGAACCTAACTCCTGGAGTAGCATGGTCAGCCCACGGGGTGCAGGTGTTTGCTATCGCTGCACAAGGTGGAAAAGTGTACACGGCATCTAACGACGGGGGTATCAAGGTTTGGTCGGATCAGGGAAACAAAGTAGCTGACCTGAAGACCACCGGTGATGGAGACATTTGTGCGCTACGTGTCTTTGACAAAGAACTCTATGCTGGTGATGAAGCTGGAAAT GTTTTGGTTTACGAGAACAACGAAGAAAAAGCAAGATACAATGTATTAGAAGAAGTAAAGGATTTGTGGTTCAGTCCACCATTTCTATTTACAGTTAGAGACTTGGATGTTACCGTTACTGAAATTAAACCGG ATGATTCGAAATCTCGTTTCGTTACAAGACACACGATGGAGGGTCGTGCGCCATTGCGTGTAGCTGGCAGGCGCCTCTTGGTGTTGGCAAGAGGAGGCAATAACCTCCGATTGCACGATGCATCAGTGGACACTAAATTTAAACAATTACACGAAGTTAAG GTTAGCGATATGATAGTAACTTCTCTGTCAGTGAGTGGGGACTATGCTTGGACAGGTGGCTGGGATGGGATCATGCGCAGGTGGAAGATTGGAGAAGATGTTTTGGAACCCGCTGGAGAGATCAATGTTGGCTCATGTATTAATGGTCTTATCAGTACTAATGATGGTACTTATGGTGTTTTAGCAGGTGGAAAAATTATTCGTGTAAAATCTGTGTAG
- the LOC135071845 gene encoding NADH dehydrogenase [ubiquinone] 1 beta subcomplex subunit 11, mitochondrial, with protein sequence MAALIKFRQMPLMQRCVWNHYNKVSRTISTSKRNSETATTACETKPEEKNWVSYGFDYKSKEEDTNVHHASFFFSVTLCLVFGGFAWAYAPDVHLRDWAQREAFLELRRREKAGLPPIDPNYINPRSISLPSESELCDVEIVI encoded by the coding sequence atggCAGCGCTAATCAAGTTTCGCCAAATGCCTTTAATGCAAAGGTGTGTTTGGAACCACTACAACAAGGTTAGCCGAACAATTTCTACCTCGAAGAGGAATAGTGAGACTGCAACGACTGCATGTGAAACTAAACCAGAGGAAAAAAATTGGGTTAGCTACGGGTTTGATTACAAGAGCAAAGAAGAGGATACCAACGTGCACCATGCGTCGTTCTTCTTTTCAGTCACTCTTTGCTTAGTTTTTGGCGGTTTTGCTTGGGCGTACGCTCCCGATGTACATTTAAGAGATTGGGCCCAACGAGAAGCATTTTTGGAGCTACGCAGACGGGAGAAAGCCGGCTTACCTCCAATCGATCCAAACTATATTAACCCCCGATCTATTAGCCTGCCATCAGAATCAGAACTTTGTGATGTTGAAATCGTCATATAA
- the LOC135071843 gene encoding RNA-splicing ligase RtcB homolog: protein MVVRQYNEELKYLEKINPYCWKIKKGFQPNMNVEGVFYVNNTLEKLMLDELRNSCRPGMTGGFLPGVKQIANVAALPGIVGRSVGLPDVHSGYGFAIGNMAAFDMSDPTSIVSPGGVGFDINCGVRLLRTNLHEKDVQPIKEQLAQSLFDHIPVGVGSKGIIPMNARDMEEALEMGMDWSLREGYVWAEDKEHCEEYGRMLNADPSKVSLRAKKRGLPQLGTLGAGNHYAEIQVVDEIYDKYAAGKMGLERVGQVCVMIHSGSRGFGHQVATDALVQMEKAMKRDKIETNDRQLACARINSVEGQDYLKAMAAAANFAWVNRSSMTFLTRQAFAKQFKMAPDDLDMHLIYDVSHNVAKVEEHIVDGRPKTLLVHRKGSTRAFPPNHPLIPVDYQLTGQPVLIGGTMGTCSYVLTGTHQGMTETFGSTCHGAGRALSRAKSRRNLDYKEVLNKLETLGISIRVASPKLVMEEAPESYKNVTDVVNTCHAAGISKKTIKLRPIAVIKG from the exons ATGGTAGTGAGGCAGTACAATGAGGAACTTAAATATTTGGAGAAAATCAATCCATATTGCTGGAAAATTAAGAAGGGTTTCCAACCTAACATGAATGTTGAAGGAGTATTTTATGTGAATAATACTCTTGAAAAACTGATGTTAGATGAACTGCGAAACTCTTGCAGACCTGGCATGACCGGAGGATTCCTGCCGGGTGTGAAACAGATAGCTAATGTAGCCGCACTGCCAGGTATCGTCGGCCGGTCTGTCGGCTTGCCAGATGTTCATTCAGGTTATGGATTTGCTATTG GTAATATGGCTGCTTTCGATATGTCCGATCCTACATCAATTGTTTCACCTGGAGGAGTAGGTTTTGACATTAACTGTGGTGTCAGACTTTTAAGAACCAATTTACACGAAAAAGATGTTCAGCCTATTAAG GAGCAACTAGCCCAGAGCCTGTTTGATCACATACCTGTAGGAGTTGGCTCCAAAGGAATTATTCCCATGAATGCTCGTGATATGGAAGAAGCTTTGGAGATGGGTATGGATTGGTCTCTCCGAGAGGGATATGTGTGGGCTGAAGATAAAGAGCATTGTGAAGAGTATGGGCGCATGTTGAATGCTGACCCTTCTAAAGTTAGTCTCCGAGCCAAGAAGAGAGGCTTGCCACAGCTCGGTACATTGGGGGCTGGAAACCACtatgctgaaatacaagttgtAGATGAAATCTATGACAAATATGCAGCTGGAAAAATGGGCTTGGAGAGAGTTGGACAAGTGTGTGTCATGATCCATTCTGGCAGTAGAGGATTTGGCCATCAGGTTGCTACTGATGCTCTTGTACAAATGGAGAAGGCTATGAAGAGGGATAAAATTGAGACAAATGATAGGCAGCTAGCTTGTGCAAGAATCAATTCTGTTGAAGGTCAGGATTATTTGAAGGCTATGGCAGCTGCTGCCAATTTTGCATGGGTAAACCGTAGTTCCATGACATTCTTGACTCGTCAAGCATTTGCTAAACAATTTAAAATGGCACCTGATGATCTTGACATGCATTTGATCTATGATGTCTCTCATAATGTTGCTAAGGTTGAAGAACACATTGTGGATGGAAGACCTAAAACATTATTGGTACATAGAAAG GGTTCAACCAGAGCATTCCCTCCCAATCACCCATTGATTCCTGTTGACTACCAGCTGACTGGTCAGCCTGTGCTTATTGGAGGCACTATGGGCACCTGCAGTTATGTTCTCACTGGAACTCATCAGGGCATGACTGAAACTTTCGGATCAACTTGCCATGGAGCG GGCCGTGCGTTATCTCGGGCCAAGTCTAGAcgcaacttggattataaagaAGTCCTAAATAAACTGGAAACTCTAGGCATCTCTATTCGAGTAGCCTCGCCAAAATTAGTGATGGAAGAAGCCCCAGAATCTTACAAGAATGTAACTGATGTGGTGAACACATGTCATGCTGCTGGCA